The following DNA comes from Crateriforma spongiae.
GAAACGCAAAAACGTCAAAACGCTCGACGGCGATCTGATCGTCGACATTCGTTTAATCCCGCCGGACCGTCGTCGCCGCGATGTCGACAATTCGCTCAAAGCGTTACTCGACGCGATGCAGTACGGCGGAGCGTACGAGGACGACAGCCAAATCGTGCGTCTGACCGTGGAGAAGTTCGCACCGGAACCGAAACAAGAGCGTGCCGAAGTAGTGGTTCAGCGTGTGCCGGCACCCATCGGCAAAGCCGGCTTCCGCACATGCCTACGTTGCGACGAAGCGTTCGAAAGCGATGGCCCGGGCAACCGCATCTGTCTGCCGTGCCGTCAGATCAACGCGATGTTCAGTTGCCGAGTCGAAGACATACGTGGCAAGAAGCGGCACAACGGTAACGTCATCATCGAACGCGAGGAGGACCAGGTTTGAAGCTTCGCGGTTACCAACAAGCCGCCGTTGATGCGGTTTACGCTCACCTCCGTCGTCGCAATGACAATCCGGTTGCCGTGTTGCCAACCGGTGCCGGCAAGTCGCTCGTGTTGGCGAAGATCGCGAGCGATGCCGTCGGACAATGGAACGGCCGCGTGTTGATCTTGGCTCACGTCAAGGAATTGCTCGAACAGAATGCCGACAAAGTTCGGCGGCTGTGCCCAAACATCGAGGTCGGCCTGTATTCGGCCGGACTGAAGAAGCGTGACACCGACACGCCGATCTTGGTCGCTGGCATCCAAAGTATCTACAAGCGAGCGTGCGACCTCGATCCGTTTGATCTGATCATCGTCGACGAAGCCCACCTGATTTCGAAGAAGGGCGACGGCATGTATCGGCAGTTTTTGGCCGACTGCAAAGTCATCAATCCCAACGTGCGAGTCATCGGACTGACCGCGACGCCGTTTCGTCTCGACAGCGGCATGATCTGTTCGCCGGACCATTTTCTCAACAGCATCTGCTACGAGATCGGTGTCAAAGAACTGATCCGCGACGGGTACCTGTGCCCCTTGGTTTCCAAAGCCGGCGTCAACCGAGCTGACTTTTCCAGCGTCCACGTTCGGGCTGGTGAATTTGTTTCGGACGAAGTTGAGCAACTGGCCGGCGACGACGCCCTCGTATCGGCCGCGTGTGCCGAGTTGGTGGAACTGACGGCTGATCGCCGGGCGGTGTTGATCTTCGCCACGTCCGTCGCCCACGGGCGGCAAGTCGTCGAAACGTTGCGAGACAACCACAATATCGAGTGTGGTTTCGTCTCTGGAGCGACGCTGGCCGAAGAACGTGACGAGTTGTTGGCACGGTTTCGCGGCGACGCACCGACCTCGCTTCTCGACGACGAACCGCTGCGTTTTCTCTGCAACGTCAACGTGCTGACCACCGGCTTCGACGCACCGCGAGTCGATTGCGTCGTAATGCTGCGTCCCACCATGTCGCCCGGACTGCTTTACCAGTGCGTCGGTCGCGGCTTCCGCTTACACCCCGACAAACAGAACTGTCTGGTCCTCGACTTCGGCGGCAACATCGAACGGCACGGTCCGATCGACCAAATCAAACCGAAAGAAAAGGCAACTCGCACTGACCAGACTCCGCCGGCCAAGGAATGCGAAAAGTGTCACGCCTTGGTCGCGTGCGGCTACGCGAACTGTCCCGAGTGCGGCCATCCGTTCCCACCGCCAGACCGCGAAGCCCACGACGCAAAAGCTAGCGAAGCCGGTGTGCTGTCCGGTGAAGTGACCGACACGGAATACGAGGTCCAAGACATCGTCTACCGAATCCATCGCAAACGCGACGCGGACGATGATGCTCCGCGATGTTTGCGAGTCGACTACATGATCTGCCTCGATCATTGGCAGAGCGAGTTCATCTGCATCGAGCACTCCGGTTTCGCCCGCCGCAAAGCCGAACAGTGGTGGCAAAAACGTTGCCTTGATCCGTGCCCGACCGATGCCGACGAAGCGGCCGAGATCGCGAACGCTGGTTTGCTCGCGTCCACAACAACGCTGACTGTCCGCTCCATCGCCGGCCAACGTTATGACCAGATCATCGGTCACGAACTTGGCGAAGTCCCCGCGACCGCCGGCCTCGAAGAAGCACCGTTTTGATTACTTATGTTTCGCTTTGAAATGAAGTTCCATCACCCCGTGATTGCGTTGAAACGTTTGCTCCAGACCGAACCAGTGGCTGGTCTGCAGCGACTGGAAGAGTGGATTTCCACTTCCAATGCAAACGGGAACCACCGATGCAATCAGCTTGTCGATCAATTGAGCATTCGCAAACTGCCCGGCCAATCGACTCCCGCCCACCAACCAGAGACGCTGAATTCCATTTGGCTGTATTGAATCAACCAGTTCTTGTGGCGTTCCTGAAAGTGCTTTGCCCCGCGTGCCGCTTTCCAACTCACGGCCAGTCGCGACCCAGCATGGTTTATCGCCGTAGGGCCAATCGCCGAACGTCAGGATCTGATCGTAGGTCGCCCGACCCATCAACAACCCATCAATCGAATTGAAAAATGCTTCGTAGCCATTCGGATCTGGCTCACCGAGTTGCTCAAGGAAGCCGACGCTGCCGTCGGCCTCAGCGATGAAACCATCCAACGTCACGGCAACGTAGTAGCTGACTTCCATTTCGTCCTCGCGTTTGTCTGCAATCAGAGTTCGAGAGCCTATCACTTTTGACCACACCTATCAGCCAGATCGACGTTCGGGCGCAAGTCGCGACGTACCGCAAGCGTGGCTGGTACTGCGTACCCCTTAAGCCCGGATCGAAGTCACCGTCGCGACGTGATTGGACGTCGCTGAGGCTTGACCCCGAAGTCTTTCCCGAAGGCTGCAACATCGGCTTAATCCTTGGCGAACCGTCCGGTTGGCTCGTTGACGTTGATCTCGATTGCCCCGAAGCGATTGAACTGGCCGATCAATACCTTCCGCCAACGCCAGCGATTACTGGTCGGCCGTCTTCGCCGAAGTCTCACCGCTGGTACATCGCCACTGGCGCGACCACCGACAAACACGCCGATCCATCCGACGGTTCAATGATCGTCGAGTTGCGATCGACCGGCGGTCAAACGGTCGTCGGTCCAAGTATCCATCCCGATGGCGAACCGTATGACGTCCTCGAAGCCGAACCCGCAATTGTTCCCGCCCCCATGTTGGCCGCGTGCGTGAAAGCTCTCGCCGATGCCGTCATCGTCAAACGTGGTGCGCCGGTCTCAAAACCGATACCCGTTCATCCCGACCAACCAACTGGCGACATTGAACAACGAGCCATCGCCTACCTCAACGCCATGCCGCCAGCAATCTCCGGCAGCAGCGGTCACTCGCAAACCTTCGCCGCGGCAACGGCACTCGTCCATGGTTTCGGCATTGAACCCGACCGAGCCCTCGCGATCCTACAATCAGACTACAACCCGCGATGTTCCCCACCGTGGTCCGATCGCGAACTGCAGCACAAGGTCAACCAAGCCGCCACCAAACCACACGACCGACCGTTCGGTTGGCTCCGCGATGAACAGATGCGGGAGCCAACCGGTGAACCGGTCGATCTGAGCGGCATTATTTCAAAGCCAGCGGTTAGCTCGTCGAAAAGTGAGAGTAAGTTTGGCAATCAGGTCGATCCCGGACGCTTGCCCGAACGCATGTTCGAGGTTCCGGGCTTTGTGCGTCGCGTCATGGACTTCACACTCGCCAATGCTCCATATCCGAATGTGCCGCTTGCTTTCTGCGGGGCGTTGGCACTTCAGAGTTATCTTGCCGGACGGAAAGTCGCGACCAGCGGTGATCTTCGGACGAACATCTATTTGCTCGCTCTTGCCGGCAGCGGGACCGGCAAGGAGTTTCCCCGCAAAGTCAATTCACAGGTGTTGTTTCAGATAGGCGAATCGCAATCAATCGGTGACAAATTCGCGTCCGGCGAAGGCATTCAAGATTGTCTGGCTCGCAGCAGCAAAATGCTGTTTCAAAACGACGAGATGGACGGCGTGCTGCGACAGATCAATCTCGACCGAGACGGCGGTCGTGAATCCATCCCCAATATTTTACTGACGCTCTACACATCCGCCGGCGACATCTACCCGCTTCGAGTCAAAGCCAATCAGAAGGAAACCGGCCACGTCGACCAACCGCACCTGACGCTGTTCGGCACCGCGACGCCAAAGTTCTTCTACGAGTCGTTGTCACCACAGATGCTTTGCAACGGGTTCTTCGCGCGGCTCAACATCATTGACGTCGGCCGGCGAGGCAAAGGTCAAACCCCGGGATCGGCTCGCGACCTACCCGAGGAGATTCTGGAGACGGCCAAATGGTGGGCCGACTTCTATCCCGGCGGTGGCAACTTCATGCGTGAGCATCCACGGCCGCTTCGTGTCGCGTTCACGACCGAAGCCGAATCCGCAATCACCGAACTTCGCAAACAAACCGAGACCGAATACGACAAAGCCGACGTCGCTGGCGACGAGGTCGCCCGCGCCGCGTGGAGCCGAACGTGCGAACACGCCAAGAAGCTGGCATTGATCTACTCGGTCAGCGAAAGCCACATGCAGCCACGGATCACGCTTGACGCGGTTCGCTGGGCGAGCGAATTCTCGCTGCACCAAACGCGACGCCAGCTTTACCTCGCATCGGTGCATGTTGCGGAGAATCCGTTTCACAAAGAGTGCTTGAAGCTGACCAAACGGTTGTCCGAACATCCTGAGCAGCAAATGCAGCGGCAGCACTTGCTGAAGTTCATGAAATGCAAAGCAATCGAGTTCAATCAAATCATCGATACCCTCGTTCAACAGGATGCGATTGAGTTCGTCACCATTCCGTCCAAAACTCGGTCGGCGCAGGGCTACCGCTTGCTCTCATGAATCCTTCCCCAATACTTCCCAATTCTTCCCTGCGTTGGGAAGCTTTCGCCCAGATAGGTTGCCAAAATTCGGTTCTTTGACCAAATCCTTCTCAATCCTTCCCCACCGTGGGAGAAGGATTCGGGAAAGATTTCATCCGGCCAAAATACAACAAATAAAGAGGAAAACTCTCTCTCTGTGTGAATACTTCCCCACTTCGCCCTTGCCCCCTCGCGATCACGTTTCGTGCACACGCGAGGGTGGCGGGGAAGATTCTCGGGGAAGGATTAGGTACTTCCCGGCCGTTCGTTCTTCCGCAGGGGCCGCGGGAACAGCCGCCCTATTGGGCACAGTTTGTTTTGCTTGTCCGAATGAGTTTTCCCAGCAAACCCCAGGAATTTGCACGGTTTTCGAAGTTCCGTCATCCGTTGCGACCCATCGAGCGACTGTACTCGTGAACGCAACGGAGAACCATGAGCAACTCACCCACAAAGCGACCGAACGATTCCGAATTGGTGATTCGATGCCAGCTTGGCGATCAGGACGCTTGGCACGAATTGGTGCAGCGTTGGAATCCGAGATTGATTGGGTTCTTCGGGCGAATGTCGGATGACGCGCACAAGACCGAGGACCTCCTCCAAGCCACGTGGCTGCGTCTTGTTCGAACCATCACCCGGCTCGAACAGCCCGACCGATTCGCACCTTGGGCTTATCGTATCGCTCGCAACACGCTCAACGATCAATTCCGACGGAAATATCGTTCGCCGCCATTGGAGCCGAACGTCAACGATCCGGAACCTTCCGTGTCAAACGATGCTCTCGATCGATGGATCAATTCCGACGAATTGGTCGCCGCCATGCGATCGCTCGACCCGAACGATCGGCTCGTCATCAACTTGCATTACTTCGAACATCTGACGGTGGCTGAGGTCGCCGACGTTTGTCAAACACCGGCCGGCACGATCAAGTCTCGCTTGCAACGTGCTCGCCGGCAACTTCACCATGAACTCGAAAAGTATTAAATCAATGACAAGTCAAACACCCATCGCCCAAACCAACGATCAAATTTTCGCGATCGTCCAACGCGAACTTTCGACTCAGCGACGAACCGTTCACCGATTGGCTTTGCTGGGGGCCATTGTCATGACAGGAATCGTCGTGGCTTTATGGATCACCGAGCATCGTCCATTGCCCGTACGTCTCCACGTGTCCTTCGCCGCGATGTCGGCTCTTGGCGTAGCTTGGATCATCATTCTCGGAAACATCCTGCTTCGGAAGAATTGCCCAACATCGTGGGACCGAATCGCAACCGCTTGGGCCGGTCTGGCTGGCGGCATCGCGTTCGCGGTCGCTTCGACCATCGTCTGCGTTATGCGGGGTGAACCAACCGCGGCTGTCTCGCTTGGGTTGGCAAGCAGTGTCTTCGTCGCGATTGCAGCGATGAACGTCCGCAAGGCGTATCGCTGGCAGGACAGTCTGCGGCAGAGAATCGCAAGTGACGCCGCAAACCAATGATTGTTGTACAGGCTAAAATTGCTGCATGGAAATCACTGAAACCTTCGGCACGACCACGTGGCAAGACTGGCGACAGTGGTTGACGGACAACCACCAAGAGCAAACCGAAATTTGGTTGCTGCTCGACAAACAGCCTGCCGCGGGCGAGCTGACCTATCTCGACGCCGTTGAAGAAGCGATCTGCTTCGGCTGGATTGACGGCATCGGAAAACGCTACTCCGACGAGGTGAAGGCTCAACGATTCACGCCGCGTCGCAAACGCAGCAATTGGACCGAGCTGAACAAGGAGCGTGCGCGTCGTTTGATCCGACTCGGACTCATGACGCCAGCCGGCGAGGCCACTCTGCCGGACCTTACGATTAACTTCGAACTCGCCGGTGACATCGAGTCCGCGATCAAAG
Coding sequences within:
- a CDS encoding RusA family crossover junction endodeoxyribonuclease, with protein sequence MYKLSLPFPPSVNTYWRHVGNRVLVSKKGRQYQAAVSSLLKRKNVKTLDGDLIVDIRLIPPDRRRRDVDNSLKALLDAMQYGGAYEDDSQIVRLTVEKFAPEPKQERAEVVVQRVPAPIGKAGFRTCLRCDEAFESDGPGNRICLPCRQINAMFSCRVEDIRGKKRHNGNVIIEREEDQV
- a CDS encoding DEAD/DEAH box helicase, with the protein product MKLRGYQQAAVDAVYAHLRRRNDNPVAVLPTGAGKSLVLAKIASDAVGQWNGRVLILAHVKELLEQNADKVRRLCPNIEVGLYSAGLKKRDTDTPILVAGIQSIYKRACDLDPFDLIIVDEAHLISKKGDGMYRQFLADCKVINPNVRVIGLTATPFRLDSGMICSPDHFLNSICYEIGVKELIRDGYLCPLVSKAGVNRADFSSVHVRAGEFVSDEVEQLAGDDALVSAACAELVELTADRRAVLIFATSVAHGRQVVETLRDNHNIECGFVSGATLAEERDELLARFRGDAPTSLLDDEPLRFLCNVNVLTTGFDAPRVDCVVMLRPTMSPGLLYQCVGRGFRLHPDKQNCLVLDFGGNIERHGPIDQIKPKEKATRTDQTPPAKECEKCHALVACGYANCPECGHPFPPPDREAHDAKASEAGVLSGEVTDTEYEVQDIVYRIHRKRDADDDAPRCLRVDYMICLDHWQSEFICIEHSGFARRKAEQWWQKRCLDPCPTDADEAAEIANAGLLASTTTLTVRSIAGQRYDQIIGHELGEVPATAGLEEAPF
- a CDS encoding dihydrofolate reductase family protein → MIGSRTLIADKREDEMEVSYYVAVTLDGFIAEADGSVGFLEQLGEPDPNGYEAFFNSIDGLLMGRATYDQILTFGDWPYGDKPCWVATGRELESGTRGKALSGTPQELVDSIQPNGIQRLWLVGGSRLAGQFANAQLIDKLIASVVPVCIGSGNPLFQSLQTSHWFGLEQTFQRNHGVMELHFKAKHK
- a CDS encoding bifunctional DNA primase/polymerase → MTTPISQIDVRAQVATYRKRGWYCVPLKPGSKSPSRRDWTSLRLDPEVFPEGCNIGLILGEPSGWLVDVDLDCPEAIELADQYLPPTPAITGRPSSPKSHRWYIATGATTDKHADPSDGSMIVELRSTGGQTVVGPSIHPDGEPYDVLEAEPAIVPAPMLAACVKALADAVIVKRGAPVSKPIPVHPDQPTGDIEQRAIAYLNAMPPAISGSSGHSQTFAAATALVHGFGIEPDRALAILQSDYNPRCSPPWSDRELQHKVNQAATKPHDRPFGWLRDEQMREPTGEPVDLSGIISKPAVSSSKSESKFGNQVDPGRLPERMFEVPGFVRRVMDFTLANAPYPNVPLAFCGALALQSYLAGRKVATSGDLRTNIYLLALAGSGTGKEFPRKVNSQVLFQIGESQSIGDKFASGEGIQDCLARSSKMLFQNDEMDGVLRQINLDRDGGRESIPNILLTLYTSAGDIYPLRVKANQKETGHVDQPHLTLFGTATPKFFYESLSPQMLCNGFFARLNIIDVGRRGKGQTPGSARDLPEEILETAKWWADFYPGGGNFMREHPRPLRVAFTTEAESAITELRKQTETEYDKADVAGDEVARAAWSRTCEHAKKLALIYSVSESHMQPRITLDAVRWASEFSLHQTRRQLYLASVHVAENPFHKECLKLTKRLSEHPEQQMQRQHLLKFMKCKAIEFNQIIDTLVQQDAIEFVTIPSKTRSAQGYRLLS
- a CDS encoding RNA polymerase sigma factor, with the protein product MSNSPTKRPNDSELVIRCQLGDQDAWHELVQRWNPRLIGFFGRMSDDAHKTEDLLQATWLRLVRTITRLEQPDRFAPWAYRIARNTLNDQFRRKYRSPPLEPNVNDPEPSVSNDALDRWINSDELVAAMRSLDPNDRLVINLHYFEHLTVAEVADVCQTPAGTIKSRLQRARRQLHHELEKY
- a CDS encoding DUF2723 domain-containing protein — translated: MTSQTPIAQTNDQIFAIVQRELSTQRRTVHRLALLGAIVMTGIVVALWITEHRPLPVRLHVSFAAMSALGVAWIIILGNILLRKNCPTSWDRIATAWAGLAGGIAFAVASTIVCVMRGEPTAAVSLGLASSVFVAIAAMNVRKAYRWQDSLRQRIASDAANQ
- a CDS encoding YdeI/OmpD-associated family protein produces the protein MLLDKQPAAGELTYLDAVEEAICFGWIDGIGKRYSDEVKAQRFTPRRKRSNWTELNKERARRLIRLGLMTPAGEATLPDLTINFELAGDIESAIKAEDGAWETFEAFPDLYKRVRVGYIEEMRKQPGEFEKRLGNFVKQTTAGKMFGNWNDGGRLTEA